In the genome of Aspergillus flavus chromosome 8, complete sequence, one region contains:
- a CDS encoding 3-oxoacyl-synthase → MAMHSNLTLDRSSVGHCENKDRSQLALKLLIELLALYVLSPAEFPRIETQHQLITGCPPVCRFVEVGPRTTLATMAKKSAARHYRSYANSQWSHLQFLSYQDNKDEVFYHYTDSKVCSDEKGKAGPPTPHDLSVLPLLPGSLREPQQCVPPKAPPSRASPSVDVSLSCKHIALAMTAQKLRQPFDKVAMGKTVRELSGGMGKSTLQNELVGDLVSEFGRVPEGVEDMTLIALGEALQGAFVGKPAKHMTTLIARLISRKMPAGFNQNSMQDYICSRWGFSKAHSLVPICLAITIEPTARLANAHAAQGYIDELISRYATFQGISLVPADGLYIEQSELMPSVVSLSDRQVIQEQQRSYYRKHFDILAKYLEIDLGASGQPPLDITYQETLERWNAEFDDHFSEGIKSMFDIMQARNYDSWWNWAREELIQWLHKVASDPLDVALPRKGNHLRRILNRWDPSCSDIVEAMVKSPRPVGCPKQAISSCSDIRLALKEILRLGDLALASEPIYIYSFPALCPKTTISSSGQLGYMETARKVSSYPDVVCQGRLCADDLETMIPFVHIKSRRNEGSWKYDADATSILHAALGTGTTIGLSYASKTVLVTGAGPDSIGAQVVHGLLCGGARVVVTTSRTISESASFYQEIYRRCGARGTSLTVFPMNQASKRDCENLIEHIYSADSPIGGDLDYVIPFAAVPQAGELDKLGSRQELAHRAMLVNLLRIVGFIRQQKEKRRISCRPTTIVLPMSCNEGSFGGDGLYPESKAGLKTLLNRFHSESWSSYITICGAVMGWTRGTGLMHSSNIIAEEVEKLGVITFTQAEMAFNILALMTPGITTLAEQAPVYADLTGGLGLLWDIKDHISGSRRRLNEESQIRKALQEEDTRHVSVLFGPQQQQPKDTGVNISRRRAHIQIPFPILQPFDDLRVSLPNLQGMIDLSRTVVVVGFSELGPWGNARTRWEMEHQGWFSLEGYIEIAWIMGLIKHVDGDWKGRHYVGWVDAETQEPIHDQDIPHKYHEHIMSNTGLRLIEPEGVDTYIPSQKEFLQEVAVEEDLPPFECSKLSAEAFKLRHGNNITLQPIPGSDSYRVFLKKGAVLMIAKTIPFHQSVAGIVPTGWDALRYGIPEEIIQQVDTTTLYALCCVSEAFLSAGINDPYDIYQHIHVSELANCLGTGGGPMKVIQNMYRDRFLDRQVRGDIILEHFLNTMGAWVNMLLLSASGPLKTPVGACATALESLDIGCDAIISGNCKVAIVGGCDDYREELSFEFDSIKATANCVEELARGRLPGEISRPTASSRSGFAESAGCGVQLLMNAELALKLGLPIYGIVAYSQMASDQAGRSIPAPGKGILTAAREHHEAKSSPFLDFNFRRAGFDEEVADIEQKSIGGSVGRMQSSGAAQAVAEQSRKLKVQDTQWRWAHNIRLQDPSISPLRAALATWGLGVDDIDVVSMHGTSTKANDINEGEVINAQMDHLGRRKGNPLLCVCQKSLTGHPKAAAGAWQLNGCMQILQNGIVPGNRNADNIDAQLRQFEHLVYPMESIKTRGIKATMITSFGFGQKGAIAIVVTPSYLLASLPASTYEEYRVRVTQRQRAANPELVSRILNNCIVQIKSLPPWENQDATEKVFLDPGSCRQDVTTEFTNEAHANSSKLVNTTTDRNSQIVENEDEGTSLSCLVEKMLIDAVGRSKGTSSPSIGIDVEEIASINTENETFLQRNFTLAEREYCLKAPNPQASFAGRWSAKEAVFKSLHASSSGPGAPMQDIEVLSHCGVPIITLHGEVKDIAQAKEIGRVEVSISHTSKAAVAIAVAVKG, encoded by the exons ATGGCCATGCATTCGAATCTGACCTTGGATCGGAGCTCAGTTGGGCACTGTGAGAATAAAGACAGAAGTCAATTAGCACTTAAATTGCTTATTGAGCTGCTCGC CCTTTATGTGTTATCGCCCGCTGAATTTCCTAGGATCGAAACGCAGCATCAGTTGATTACTGGTTGCCCTCCAGTATGCCGTTTTGTTGAAGTTGGCCCGCGTACTACGCTTGCCACTATGGCCAAAAAATCTGCTGCTAGACACTACAGGTCCTATGCAAATTCACAATGGTCGCACCTACAGTTTCTCTCCTATCAGGACAACAAGGATGAAGTTTTCTACCATTACACAGACTCTAAAGTCTGCTCGGAcgagaaagggaaagcagGACCTCCGACTCCACATGATTTGTCTGTGTTACCTTTGCTTCCTGGCTCTCTGAGGGAACCACAACAATGCGTTCCGCCTAAAGCGCCTCCCTCGAGGGCTTCACCCAGTGTTGACGTGTCCCTTTCATGTAAACATATTGCTCTGGCCATGACAGCTCAGAAACTACGTCAACCGTTTGATAAAGTTGCCATGGGGAAAACTGTCCGCGAATTATCCGGTGGTATGG GAAAATCCACACTGCAAAATGAGCTAGTAGGAGACCTTGTCTCAGAATTCGGCAGGGTACCggaaggagttgaagatATGACCTTGATTGCGTTAGGAGAAGCGTTGCAAGGTGCTTTTGTTGGAAAGCCAGCTAAACACATGACCACTCTAATCGCTAGGTTAATCTCAAGAAAAATGCCCGCTGGGTTCAACCAAAACTCCATGCAGGATTACATATGCTCTCGCTGGGGTTTCTCCAAGGCTCACTCTCTCGTCCCTATCTGCCTTGCGATTACTATTGAGCCGACCGCCCGTTTGGCAAATGCACATGCTGCGCAAGGGTATATTGATGAGTTAATCAGCCGGTATGCGACATTTCAAGGGATTTCACTGGTCCCTGCCGATGGTCTGTATATTGAGCAGAGCGAATTAATGCCGTCTGTTGTAAGTTTATCTGATCGTCAGGTCATTCAGGAACAGCAGCGAAGCTATTACCGTAAGCATTTTGATATACTTGCGAAGTATCTGGAGATAGACCTCGGCGCTTCGGGACAGCCTCCACTAGATATAACATATCAAGAAACATTAGAGAGATGGAACGCTGAATTCGATGACCATTTCTCTGAAGGAATAAAGTCGATGTTCGATATCATGCAGGCTCGGAACTACGATTCTTGGTGGAACTGGGCCAGGGAAGAGCTTATCCAATGGTTACACAAGGTTGCTTCGGACCCATTAGACGTGGCTCTTCCAAGAAAAGGCAACCACCTACGCAGGATACTGAACCGCTGGGATCCAAGTTGTAGCGACATTGTCGAGGCAATGGTCAAGTCGCCCCGTCCTGTCGGATGTCCAAAGCAGGCGATATCCTCATGTTCCGATATTCGGCTTGCGTTAAAGGAGATTCTTCGTCTAGGAGACTTGGCCTTAGCGAGCGAGcccatctatatctattcCTTTCCAGCCTTGTGCCCGAAAACCACCATCAGTAGTTCAGGCCAACTGGGATACATGGAGACAGCCCGGAAAGTTTCTTCCTACCCGGACGTGGTATGCCAAGGACGTCTATGCGCCGACGACCTCGAAACAATGATACCTTTTGTGCATATTAAGTCTCGAAGGAACGAAGGTAGCTGGAAATATGACGCGGACGCAACCAGCATACTGCATGCAGCTCTAGGAACCGGAACTACTATTGGCTTGAGCTATGCCAGCAAAACTGTTTTAGTAACAGGTGCTGGCCCTGACTCGATCGGGGCACAAGTAGTCCATGGTCTCTTGTGTGGTGGTGCTCGTGTAGTTGTCACCACAAGTCGAACAATATCCGAGAGCGCAAGCTTTTATCAAGAAATATACCGTCGGTGTGGCGCCAGAGGAACGTCCTTGACGGTCTTCCCAATGAACCAGGCGAGCAAACGGGACTGTGAAAACCTGATAGAGCACATATATAGTGCTGATTCCCCTATAGGCGGCGACCTGGACTATGTTATACCATTTGCTGCTGTTCCCCAAGCGGGTGAGCTGGATAAACTGGGAAGTCGCCAGGAGCTAGCGCATAGGGCTATGCTGGTCAATCTCCTGCGGATTGTCGGTTTTATTAGACAACAGAAGGAGAAACGACGGATTAGCTGCCGGCCAACGACGATTGTTCTCCCTATGTCATGTAACGAGGGCTCCTTCGGTGGTGACGGTTTGTACCCAGAGTCAAAAGCTGGCCTGAAGACCCTCCTGAACCGTTTCCATTCCGAAAGCTGGTCAAGCTATATCACCATTTGTGGTGCAGTTATGGGTTGGACAAGAGGAACCGGGCTTATGCACTCATCCAATATTATCGCAGAAGAAGTGGAAAAACTGGGTGTCATTACCTTCACCCAAGCCGAAATGGCATTCAACATCCTAGCTCTAATGACACCTGGAATTACTACACTTGCTGAGCAAGCTCCGGTCTATGCGGACCTTACTGGAGGCTTGGGTCTGTTGTGGGATATTAAAGACCATATTTCAGGAAGTCGTAGGCGTCTTAACGAAGAATCGCAGATACGAAAGGCCCTACAGGAGGAAGATACCCGTCACGTTTCGGTGCTCTTCGGaccacaacagcaacagccaaaGGACACTGGGGTTAACATTAGCAGGCGGCGTGCCCATATCCAAATTCCATTTCCTATTCTACAACCATTTGATGACTTGAGAGTGAGTTTGCCCAATCTCCAAGGGATGATAGATCTCTCGCGTACAGTCGTCGTGGTAGGGTTTTCTGAGCTCGGGCCCTGGGGAAATGCGCGCACTCGGTGGGAGATGGAGCACCAAGGCTGGTTCAGTCTGGAAGGCTATATAGAGATAGCATGGATAATGGGATTAATAAAACACGTGGATGGTGATTGGAAAGGACGGCATTACGTTGGCTGGGTCGATGCAGAGACACAGGAGCCAATACATGATCAGGACATTCCCCACAAATACCATGAACACATAATGTCAAACACGGGTCTACGCCTTATTGAGCCGGAGGGTGTGGACACTTATATTCCTTCTCAGAAGGAATTCTTGCAGGAAGTGGCTGTTGAAGAGGATCTTCCGCCTTTTGAGTGTTCGAAATTATCGGCAGAGGCCTTCAAACTACGGCATGGCAACAATATCACGTTGCAGCCCATTCCGGGTTCAGACAGCTATCGTGTGTTTCTCAAAAAGGGTGCAGTTCTAATGATTGCTAAAACTATCCCCTTTCATCAGTCCGTAGCCGGGATAGTTCCTACTGGCTGGGACGCTTTACGTTATGGTATTCCTGAAGAGATCATACAACAGGTCGATACAACAACACTATATGCGCTTTGCTGTGTCTCAGAAGCCTTTCTATCTGCTGGGATTAATGATCCATACGATATATACCAACACATTCATGTTTCCGAGCTAGCGAACTGTTTGGGCACAGGAGGCGGGCCCATGAAAGTCATTCAAAATATGTATCGTGATCGATTTCTCGACCGTCAAGTACGGGGCGATATCATACTGGAACACTTCCTAAATACAATGGGTGCATGGGTCAACATGTTGCTATTGTCTGCTTCGGGCCCCCTTAAAACTCCCGTCGGCGCATGTGCAACCGCCTTAGAATCTCTTGATATTGGCTGCGATGCTATTATTTCGGGCAATTGCAAAGTAGCCATAGTCGGTGGCTGTGATGACTATCGTGAGGAGCTGTCGTTTGAGTTTGATAGTATCAAAGCTACAGCCAACTGTGTCGAGGAGCTGGCCAGAGGAAGACTTCCCGGTGAGATTTCTCGTCCAACAGCCAGCTCGCGCAGTGGCTTCGCTGAATCTGCCGGCTGCGGTGTGCAGCTCCTAATGAATGCCGAACTAGCCCTCAAGCTAGGCCTACCGATCTACGGAATTGTCGCGTATAGTCAGATGGCTAGTGACCAGGCTGGTCGCTCCATCCCCGCTCCTGGAAAGGGCATTCTAACTGCCGCGCGTGAGCACCATGAGGCCAAAAGCTCTCCATTTTTGGACTTTAATTTCCGCCGCGCAGGTTTCGATGAGGAAGTGGCGGATATTGAGCAAAAGTCGATCGGTGGATCGGTCGGGAGAATGCAGAGTTCAGGCGCCGCCCAAGCAGTAGCAGAACAATCCAGGAAACTGAAAGTTCAAGATACTCAATGGCGCTGGGCTCACAACATTCGCCTACAAGACCCATCAATATCCCCACTCAGGGCCGCCTTAGCTACATGGGGCCTAGGAGTTGACGACATTGATGTCGTCTCAATGCATGGAACATCAACCAAGGCAAACGACATCAACGAAGGAGAAGTTATTAACGCCCAAATGGATCATCTGGGCCGCCGGAAAGGCAATCCACTTCTCTGCGTATGCCAGAAATCACTAACCGGGCATCCGAAGGCAGCGGCAGGTGCGTGGCAGCTGAATGGCTGCATGCAGATCTTGCAGAATGGAATCGTCCCAGGAAATCGAAACGCAGACAACATCGATGCACAATTGCGACAATTTGAGCATTTGGTATACCCGATGGAGTCGATCAAGACAAGAGGAATCAAAGCGACCATGATAACCTCTTTTGGTTTCGGGCAGAAAGGTGCCATCGCCATTGTGGTAACACCTAGCTACCTTCTTGCGTCTCTTCCCGCGTCGACGTATGAAGAATATCGTGTGCGAGTGACACAGCGACAGCGCGCTGCCAATCCGGAACTTGTCTCCCGGATACTGAACAACTGCATCGTGCAAATAAAGAGCCTTCCACCATGGGAGAACCAAGATGCGACGGAAAAGGTCTTTCTGGACCCAGGCAGTTGTCGACAAGACGTCACGACGGAATTTACCAACGAAGCACACGCCAACTCGTCTAAATTGGTAAATACTACCACCGATCGCAACTCACAAATAGTCGAgaatgaggatgaaggaACAAGTTTATCTTGCCTTGTTGAAAAAATGCTCATAGATGCAGTCGGGAGATCCAAAggaacatcatctccaagCATAGGAATTGATGTGGAAGAAATCGCCAGCATCAATACCGAGAACGAGACATTCTTACAGCGCAACTTCACTTTGGCTGAACGTGAGTACTGTTTGAAGGCGCCCAATCCTCAAGCCTCTTTTGCAGGTCGGTGGAGTGCCAAGGAGGCTGTCTTCAAAAGTCTTCACGCTTCCTCCTCGGGACCAGGGGCTCCGATGCAGGACATTGAGGTCCTTAGCCACTGTGGCGTCCCTATAATTACC CTTCATGGAGAAGTCAAAGACATCGCTCAGGCCAAGGAAATAGGGAG
- a CDS encoding sterigmatocystin biosynthesis fatty acid synthase subunit beta, giving the protein MDKRVEMEVTIPLSPDSAATAAMEPPSPCRPVPSSSSFSFDVEFQYRDIAFSLTIPDAYSTLHILQRDAFLRSISLSGTNDIKQPIELALTYIEFLLSQKEIGAAALAVLLKAFNIQFLGRTDIHSLIAELTSRSEQRRRWLRIYYHAVNRGYENRLDEHGKGVDYIRSGLFQNVEMNQFQVMALFGGQGDASLSCLEELSELYNTYQSMLERFLRRMGSRLAELCRLPQCRSYYHQRYLDIEAWITDATVVPDSAFVASAPVSVPVIGLLSLARYIVTCHILEISPGKMRALLCATTGHSQGLLVSIIVAISDSWESLYDNSRLLVDVLFWLGWECHNCAPQSAIPAMSTRSEERDVDCDTPSYMLSVRGATRCQVEDILTHMNCRLRRESQLYLALANTQDHFVVAGSYSSLLHLTSYLQEICTSGPNQSHIPFSSRRPSLQHSFLPISTPFHTPYLRPAADSLKLRFSDRCILPQQLAIPVYDTRTGHDLRASDGDVLHLAFDAIVHDICDWPATLACSPNMSARRPPVSHIIVFDRGGLSSLVKKLKEGQGVRVIQGSDLDSRDPELGTMKDLFSPLLLHSATRLQSWGQRFQPRLIPGAKIRIETRLTRLLGTPPIMVAGMTPTTMHWDFVAAIMNAGYHAELAGGGYHTADSMASAIDQLVKNIPAGQGITCNLIYANPRAIRWQITLLRRLSHAGVAIDGLTFGAGVPSLDVVKEYIQTLNLRHIGFKPGSAAAIRDVVSIARAHPNFPVILQWTGGRGGGHHSCEDFHAPILNVYGLLRQQPNIYMVAGSGFGSSGSIYPYLTGSWSATMGYASMPFDGVLLGSCMMVAKEAHTSKAVKDIITSTSGLDDNDWEKTYDGPAGGIVTVLSELGEPIHKIATRGVRLWAEMDKTVFSLPRQDRVAYLTKHRDMIIHRLNADFAKPWFGRNSQGAVVDLKEMTYAEVMNRLVELMYIRHQRRWIDPSYVSFTFAFAVRTLERLPGELNDSQHLSRVSLELDPPGFVRAFISACPAAVAEVLNPEDVSFFLMQTRKDNQKPVNFIPALGDDFEYYFKKDSLWQSEDIEAVIGQDPGRVCILQGPVAARYSCDRGESAKEILDTLLYSLSDCFQRDMCAEELTIGIDSGLVTPDSWSTVSPGTKDLFMEGISTPSSTTLSDSTDDPCVCSFTVPYSSDRNVPVWVRAVLEDRFVLQGRQRRNNPFREYVEKYPESSIRYNPARSEVSVMAQDSPDIRSSMTIICQNGVDVIVGLHPPYKADNLQLLYQFDPSRVPFRLSEIMEGRNERIKSFYSELWLGERTISRMDLHSTFTGRPVKLTRQRFEKLVLTVGEAFSDHRIVSSDSDILPISVGIIIAWDVISRPLVLLEIEGDLLRLVHRSNTIAYNPGAAPLRLGETVTSQSRVQSVYIEDTGKVVVIKARVIRSGEHVLTITSTFLLRGSFHNVENTFRKTELSDWTINVRSSLEETLLKSRKWFHPLAALPSLVDKSVVFNIESHVAYKKNGHTSLRVTGQAHTRTGFKLEHIGDVDFICGDCIGNPVSEFLERKGIAQGGRIDFEKPGWPGRSSFEIQMPASNNAYAQVSQDFNPIHVSSIFASFAQLPGTLSHGMCTSAILTAVLEHLVLENDRSRLRLFSAAFLGMVMPSERLAVRLEHVGMVEGRMRFVIEACRTANGEKVMDAEAEVEQPATAYLFTGQGSQSRGMGMDLYDRSLSAKGLWDEIDAHLCDAYGMPDTLLVRTFSLTWKTGWSVLDIVRNNPKTLTIHFGGKQGRKIRGNYLSITAETVLPNGDRMQKPVLAGLTPTSASYTFHDPRGLLYSTQFAQPTILLFEAAAFAEMRAKGYVSREAVYAGHSLGEYGALSALSEFIPTIALVELAFYRGLMMQASVARDGEESARYGMVAVNPERVGKGRHPVHNVYLVIVGS; this is encoded by the coding sequence ATGGATAAGAGGGTAGAGATGGAGGTGACTATTCCCCTGTCACCTGACTCTGCAGCAACTGCAGCAATGGAGCCTCCGTCTCCGTGCCGCCCTGTCCCATCGTCTTCCAGTTTCAGCTTCGATGTGGAGTTTCAGTATAGGGACATAGCCTTTTCCCTCACCATCCCAGACGCCTACTCTACTCTCCATATCCTACAGAGAGATGCGTTTCTTCGTTCAATATCATTGTCTGGCACCAATGATATCAAGCAACCCATAGAATTGGCCCTAACCTATATTGagttcctcctctcccagaAAGAAATTGGGGCCGCAGCTCTGGCGGTGCTGTTGAAGGCATTTAACATTCAGTTTCTCGGAAGAACAGACATCCATTCTCTCATCGCTGAACTTACGTCGCGATCCGAACAACGACGGCGGTGGTTACGCATATACTATCATGCAGTCAATCGTGGATATGAAAACAGGCTTGACGAGCATGGCAAAGGCGTGGACTATATCCGGAGTGGCCTTTTTCAAAATGTCGAGATGAATCAGTTTCAAGTGATGGCACTGTTTGGAGGCCAGGGGGATGCGAGTCTCTCGTGCCTGGAGGAGCTTTCCGAACTGTACAACACATACCAGTCGATGCTCGAGCGCTTCCTACGAAGGATGGGGTCTAGGCTTGCCGAGCTGTGCCGCCTGCCACAGTGTCGGTCATATTATCATCAACGATATTTGGACATCGAGGCTTGGATAACCGACGCCACTGTGGTCCCTGATAGTGCTTTTGTGGCCAGCGCCCCGGTTAGCGTACCTGTGATTGGATTGTTGAGTCTCGCTCGATACATCGTTACTTGCCATATATTAGAGATATCCCCTGGGAAAATGCGAGCACTGCTGTGTGCTACCACGGGGCATTCTCAGGGCCTTCTGGTATCAATTATTGTTGCTATATCGGACTCATGGGAGTCACTTTATGATAATAGCAGGTTATTAGTGGATGTCCTGTTTTGGCTAGGATGGGAGTGTCATAATTGCGCGCCTCAAAGTGCAATCCCTGCGATGTCCACGAGAAGCGAAGAACGTGACGTGGATTGCGACACACCATCATACATGCTTAGTGTTCGAGGTGCAACAAGATGCCAAGTTGAGGATATACTGACCCACATGAACTGTCGCTTGCGGCGAGAATCGCAGTTGTATCTGGCATTGGCAAATACTCAAGATCATTTCGTTGTTGCCGGTTCATATTCGTCATTATTGCATCTTACCAGCTACCTCCAAGAAATCTGTACTTCTGGTCCAAATCAGAGTCACATCCCGTTCAGTAGCAGAAGGCCATCTCTCCAGCATAGCTTCCTGCCAATCAGCACACCCTTCCACACACCATATCTTCGCCCAGCTGCAGATTCATTGAAATTGAGATTTTCAGACAGATGTATCCTCCCCCAGCAACTGGCCATCCCAGTTTACGACACCAGGACCGGTCATGATCTCCGTGCTTCAGATGGGGACGTCCTGCATTTAGCATTTGACGCTATTGTCCATGACATTTGTGATTGGCCCGCTACACTGGCCTGTTCACCCAACATGAGTGCTCGCCGACCTCCTGTGTCTCATATTATTGTCTTTGACCGTGGCGGTCTTAGCTCATTAGTGAAGAAACTTAAAGAGGGCCAGGGGGTTCGCGTAATTCAAGGCTCTGATCTGGATTCCCGGGATCCTGAGCTGGGAACCATGAAGGATCTATTCTCTCCCCTGTTACTTCATTCTGCGACCAGGCTCCAGTCTTGGGGACAGCGCTTCCAACCCCGACTGATTCCGGGGGCAAAGATTAGGATTGAAACACGTCTTACGCGGCTCTTGGGCACCCCTCCAATTATGGTTGCCGGTATGACACCCACTACAATGCACTGGGACTTCGTTGCAGCCATCATGAATGCCGGGTATCACGCTGAGCTGGCTGGAGGAGGTTACCATACTGCCGACAGTATGGCTTCAGCCATCGATCAGCTCGTCAAAAATATTCCTGCCGGACAAGGCATCACTTGTAACCTGATTTATGCCAACCCCCGTGCTATTAGGTGGCAGATCACACTCTTACGTCGCTTATCGCACGCGGGTGTCGCGATCGACGGCTTAACCTTTGGAGCTGGCGTTCCGTCGCTGGACGTTGTCAAGGAGTACATCCAGACGCTAAATCTACGACATATCGGTTTTAAGCCCGGTTCAGCCGCGGCCATCCGAGATGTGGTTAGTATCGCCAGGGCCCACCCCAACTTTCCTGTTATCCTTCAATGGACAGGTGGGCGTGGAGGAGGGCATCACTCCTGCGAAGACTTCCATGCTCCTATACTGAATGTGTACGGACTATTACGGCAACAACCGAACATTTACATGGTCGCTGGCAGCGGATTCGGTAGCAGCGGCAGTATCTATCCATACCTCACAGGCTCATGGTCAGCCACAATGGGATATGCGTCCATGCCTTTTGACGGAGTTCTATTGGGTAGTTGCATGATGGTTGCGAAAGAGGCCCATACAAGCAAGGCTGTCAAAGACATTATCACGTCGACGTCTGGATTGGACGACAACGATTGGGAAAAGACATATGATGGACCTGCCGGGGGGATAGTTACGGTGCTGTCGGAATTGGGCGAGCCAATACATAAGATAGCAACCAGGGGTGTGCGTCTTTGGGCCGAAATGGACAAGACTGTTTTCAGTCTCCCCCGACAAGACCGTGTCGCATATTTGACAAAACATCGTGATATGATAATTCATCGCTTGAATGCCGATTTCGCAAAGCCATGGTTTGGTCGCAACTCACAAGGGGCTGTAGTTGACCTGAAGGAAATGACCTACGCTGAGGTGATGAATCGGCTTGTGGAACTAATGTATATCCGTCACCAAAGGCGTTGGATCGACCCATCTTACGTGAGTTTCACATTCGCATTCGCCGTCCGCACCTTAGAACGTTTGCCGGGGGAGTTGAATGATTCACAGCATCTTTCCCGAGTATCACTTGAGCTTGATCCACCCGGCTTTGTTCGTGCATTTATCTCTGCGTGTCCCGCTGCAGTTGCAGAAGTCTTGAATCCGGAAGACGTCTCATTCTTTCTGATGCAAACCAGAAAGGATAACCAAAAACCCGTCAACTTTATACCCGCTCTGGGCGACGACTTTGAGTACTATTTCAAGAAGGATTCTCTGTGGCAATCGGAGGACATTGAAGCTGTGATTGGTCAGGATCCAGGCCGAGTATGCATTCTCCAGGGCCCTGTGGCAGCGCGGTATTCATGTGACCGGGGAGAATCGGCAAAGGAGATTTTGGATACTCTGCTATATTCTCTCAGTGACTGCTTCCAGCGAGATATGTGTGCAGAGGAATTGACTATCGGGATTGATAGTGGTTTAGTTACACCGGATTCATGGTCCACGGTCTCGCCCGGTACTAAGGATCTCTTTATGGAGGGAATTTCCACTCCATCTTCCACGACACTCTCGGACTCCACTGATGATCCATGCGTTTGTTCATTCACAGTTCCTTATAGCTCCGACCGAAACGTTCCAGTTTGGGTACGGGCAGTCCTCGAAGATAGGTTTGTATTGCAGGGCCGACAACGGCGGAATAATCCTTTCCGCGAGTATGTGGAGAAGTACCCCGAATCATCTATCCGCTACAATCCCGCTCGGTCAGAGGTATCTGTAATGGCTCAAGATAGCCCGGACATCAGATCTTCAATGACGATCATATGTCAGAATGGGGTGGATGTTATTGTCGgacttcatcctccataTAAAGCGGACAATCTGCAGCTACTCTACCAATTTGATCCTAGCAGGGTCCCCTTCAGATTGAGTGAGATTATGGAAGGCCGGAACGAGCGCATCAAGTCATTTTATAGTGAGCTCTGGCTTGGTGAGCGCACAATCAGCCGTATGGATCTGCACAGCACTTTCACTGGGCGTCCAGTCAAGCTTACCCGCCAGCGGTTTGAGAAGTTAGTCTTAACTGTTGGTGAAGCGTTTTCCGACCATCGAATCGTGTCATCAGACTCAGACATTCTGCCTATTAGTGTCGGCATCATTATCGCTTGGGATGTGATATCTCGTCCTCTTGTTCTCTTGGAAATTGAAGGTGACCTACTTCGGCTGGTTCACCGATCTAACACGATTGCATACAATCCCGGTGCCGCTCCATTGAGACTTGGTGAGACAGTCACCTCCCAATCACGGGTCCAGTCTGTCTATATAGAAGATACAGGCAAGGTGGTGGTTATAAAAGCCCGGGTGATTCGTTCTGGAGAGCATGTGTTGACAATCACGTCAACATTTCTTCTCCGAGGTTCTTTTCACAACGTCGAAAACACCTTTCGCAAAACAGAATTATCCGACTGGACGATCAACGTGCGATCGAGTTTGGAAGAGACTTTGTTAAAGTCGCGGAAGTGGTTTCACCCACTCGCCGCTCTACCTTCGCTAGTAGACAAGTCGGTGGTATTCAATATTGAGAGTCACGTTGCGTATAAAAAAAACGGACACACCAGCCTTCGAGTCACAGGCCAAGCACATACCCGGACAGGGTTCAAACTTGAACATATAGGAGATGTGGACTTCATATGCGGTGATTGTATTGGAAACCCTGTTTCGGAGTTTCTTGAGCGTAAAGGGATTGCACAAGGCGGTAGAATCGACTTTGAAAAACCTGGCTGGCCTGGCCGGTCATCGTTCGAAATCCAGATGCCTGCCAGCAACAATGCCTATGCTCAAGTTTCGCAAGATTTCAATCCTATTCATGTCTCAAGCATTTTTGCCAGCTTTGCCCAGCTGCCGGGCACTTTGTCTCATGGCATGTGCACATCCGCAATTTTAACTGCGGTCCTCGAGCACTTAGTCTTAGAGAATGATCGGTCGCGTCTACGACTTTTTTCCGCTGCATTTCTGGGGATGGTAATGCCTTCGGAGAGGCTGGCAGTGCGACTAGAGCATGTGGGAATGGTTGAAGGGCGCATGCGATTTGTTATAGAAGCATGCCGAACCGCGAACGGAGAAAAGGTGATGGATGCGGAGGCCGAAGTAGAACAGCCTGCAACAGCGTACCTCTTCACAGGTCAAGGTAGTCAAAGTAGAGGTATGGGAATGGACTTATACGATAGGAGCTTAAGTGCCAAGGGGTTGTGGGACGAGATCGATGCACATCTATGTGACGCTTATGGTATGCCCGATACTCTTCTTGTCCGCACGTTTTCACTCACATGGAAAACAGGCTGGTCAGTCCTGGACATTGTCAGGAACAATCCGAAAACGCTCACCATTCACTTTGGGGGCAAACAAGGTCGTAAAATTCGCGGAAATTATCTTTCCATCACAGCAGAAACAGTGCTTCCTAACGGTGACCGCATGCAAAAGCCAGTTCTGGCGGGGCTCACACCGACGTCAGCTTCCTACACATTCCATGACCCTAGGGGACTCTTGTATTCGACGCAATTTGCACAACCGACAATTCTTCTGTTCGAGGCGGCAGCTTTTGCAGAGATGCGTGCCAAAGGTTATGTATCACGCGAGGCGGTATATGCTGGCCATTCCTTGGGGGAATACGGGGCACTGTCTGCACTGTCAGAGTTCATACCAACAATTGCCCTCGTGGAATTAGCTTTCTATCGCGGGTTGATGATGCAGGCCTCGGTGGCACGAGATGGTGAGGAAAGCGCCAGATATGGTATGGTGGCTGTAAATCCAGAACGTGTGGGTAAAGGTAGGCACCCTGTACATAATGTTTATTTGGTTATAGTAGGGAGCTGA